CAACAACAATAACGGCGTGGTGGCGTTTTTTGAGCCGTTCTGCCAGCCCCTCAAGGAGTCCTTTTTCTCCTTCAAGCGTGAACGGTGATTCCGGGATGAGAACAAAATTGACGACCTTGAGGGCGAGTGTTGCCTGTGCAGCAATAAAGCCGGATTCGCGCCCCATGAGCTTGACCAGACCAATGCCGTTGTACGCGCCGTTTGCCTCGGTGTGCGCACACTGAATTGCTGTTGTGGCGGCTTCGACGGCGGTGTCGAACCCAAAGGACTGATAGACAAAGCTGATGTCGTTATCAATGGTCTTTGGGATGCCAATGATGGCGATTTTCAGCTTCCGCTTCTGCACCTCGTTGAGAATGCTTTCGGCCGCTCGCATGGTGCCGTCTCCGCCCACCATGAAGAGAACGGAAATGTTCATGCGCTCAAGGGCATCAACAATTTCCTCGGGATTCTGTGGCCCTCTGGATGATCCCAGCATTGTCCCGCCAAAGGTGTGGATGTCGCCAACTTTTTCGGGGGTTAATTCCAGAATGTTGTGCCCATACTTGGGAATGAAGCCTTCCAGACCATAACGGATGCCAATGGTCGCTGCGACCTTGTAGTTGTAGTGCGCTTCCATGACGATGGCCCGAATGACGTCATTGATGCCGGGGCAGAGTCCACCACAGGTCACAATGGCGCATTTGGTCTTTGACGGGTCAAAGTATGTTTTTTGGCGAGGGCCAGCGAGTTCGAAACGAAGAAGCTCTTCCTTGGTCTTACCGTCCGGCTGTGGGACGGGGATGGTAATTTTGGTGCTCTCGTCCGGCTCCATGAACTGGCAGTAGTGCATTCCAGATTTTATTTTTGCAGGTCCAAGCGTGGGAATGCTTGTGTTGATGCGAACTTTGCGTGTCTTTTTTGCCGGCATGTCGACTCCTCAATGCGCTAAAAAGGCCGAGGTGCAAGGTTATTTTTTGTGACAGTCTTTGCAGGAACGCGGGCCGTATTTAGCTGCTTTTTTCTTTTTGAGAGATTTGTGACACCCAAGACAGCTTATTGTCTTGGAGGAATGAAACGCTTTGTGAAAGGATCGTTTCCCCTGTTTGCTGTCAAAACGATCGTGACACCCCTTTGAGCTGCAAGACTGGAGCTGGCTTTTGCCATTCCAGGTGTGGTGGCACGACGTGCACTGGATCTTTGTGTGCTTGTCGTGAGAAAAATGCACAACTGGTTTGCTTGGCGTGTGTCCTTTGGGGATCTTTACCGCAAGTGAACCAGCAGGTGCATGGTGCGGAACTGCCATTGCAAGAGGGAGTGCGAAAAAAGCAATAACGGAACAAAGTGCCATGATACGAAAGATCTGTTTCATTCTTGTCTCCTCACCGTACAGAAATTTTAGAAGAGAAGTCAGAAAATCGTAGCAAGTTCACAGTGTCGCTTCAAGCCCCTTGCAATAAAAACAGCATTGCTCAAAACAGGAAAAAAGGCATCCCCTTTGGGAAACTGAAAAAAATCTGGAGGATGCGAGTGCCTGTGAAAACAGCGAAAGGGCGTATTACACGCGGTGCCCTGTCAAAAAATCCCACAAGGTGTGTGTAGATTGTTTTATTCTATATCAAGTGGCTCTTCTTTTATTGGCTTTCCTTTTTGGTGTGAGGCAATCCATCAGGGAGAACGGGGAGTTCCGTAGGTGGGAAGCTGTATTTATTTTGAATTTGATAATTTTTTTTATATGGCAATAGTACAATTTGAATTGTCAGTTTCTGCATCATACACGGTATTTCCTGATTCTTCTCCATTCCCCTTTTTTAAAAATTCCTCCAAGGTAGAGAGCTTTTTCTTGGGTGTATTATGCACGTAGGTCTCTGGTATTGTTTATGAAAATGTTTGCCGCAAAGCCAGATATAGTGTACAAGCCTTGTCGTGAAAAAGTCTCGCAAAGTTCATTTTCCTCAGCACGTTACAGTCTTTGAGCCTGCAGTGTACGCTGGGCTTCGTTGTGTGTGACGCTGTTTGTACGCATCGGTCACGATGAGAACTGGAGATACATTCTTGAGGGGAGAGGTCGCCGGATAAAGTATAGTAGTCCGGAGACTTGAACAACTATACGATGGAGAAATGTATGATATTCTGTCGACGAGCTCAT
This genomic stretch from Desulfobaculum bizertense DSM 18034 harbors:
- a CDS encoding ATP-dependent 6-phosphofructokinase, with protein sequence MPAKKTRKVRINTSIPTLGPAKIKSGMHYCQFMEPDESTKITIPVPQPDGKTKEELLRFELAGPRQKTYFDPSKTKCAIVTCGGLCPGINDVIRAIVMEAHYNYKVAATIGIRYGLEGFIPKYGHNILELTPEKVGDIHTFGGTMLGSSRGPQNPEEIVDALERMNISVLFMVGGDGTMRAAESILNEVQKRKLKIAIIGIPKTIDNDISFVYQSFGFDTAVEAATTAIQCAHTEANGAYNGIGLVKLMGRESGFIAAQATLALKVVNFVLIPESPFTLEGEKGLLEGLAERLKKRHHAVIVVAEGAGQDLTDASRKTDASGNPILGDIAGILRKRIPEYLSEQKIPHTLKYIDPSYIIRSVAANANDRIYCGFLGQHAVHAAMGGKTGVVISRMREHYIHLPLKLVTGQRRKIDTHSDYWRAVLESTGQFQYMRSCFGTPED
- a CDS encoding cytochrome c3 family protein gives rise to the protein MKQIFRIMALCSVIAFFALPLAMAVPHHAPAGSLAVKIPKGHTPSKPVVHFSHDKHTKIQCTSCHHTWNGKSQLQSCSSKGCHDRFDSKQGKRSFHKAFHSSKTISCLGCHKSLKKKKAAKYGPRSCKDCHKK